The following proteins are encoded in a genomic region of Methanoculleus bourgensis MS2:
- a CDS encoding molybdopterin dinucleotide binding domain-containing protein, with product MAKKITLNMITQRSVEEGVGIVKGKMTPEYFEACSIIEMHDDDVKALGLVPNQLVKVTSECGSVIVKSVRGRQALYPGLAFIPQGVYANQIVPPRTQATGEPQYSGFPVTVEPAPEGERRKSTLELVQSAVGMWRGDQ from the coding sequence ATGGCGAAGAAGATTACGTTGAACATGATCACCCAGCGCTCTGTAGAAGAAGGCGTTGGGATAGTAAAGGGCAAAATGACCCCGGAGTACTTCGAGGCCTGCTCTATCATCGAGATGCACGACGACGACGTCAAAGCACTCGGTCTGGTCCCGAACCAGCTCGTCAAGGTGACGAGCGAATGCGGAAGTGTTATCGTCAAAAGCGTCAGGGGACGCCAGGCGCTCTACCCCGGTCTTGCGTTCATTCCGCAGGGTGTCTATGCAAACCAGATAGTCCCGCCGCGGACTCAGGCAACCGGGGAACCCCAGTACAGCGGATTTCCTGTGACAGTCGAGCCCGCTCCTGAAGGCGAGAGGCGCAAGAGCACCCTCGAACTCGTCCAGAGCGCCGTAGGGATGTGGAGAGGTGATCAGTAA
- a CDS encoding formylmethanofuran dehydrogenase subunit B has product MAKKIENVGCPFCGVCCDDLVVTVSDDGKKILEVENACIIGSTVFHRAMEDRHTLPRLRQPDGTYKEISYDEAVDYTAKVLYNAKKPLIYGFGSTNCEGMAAAAKVAEKAGAVLDNCASICHGSSFLAIFDNGYPSCTLGETKNRADVIVYWGANPAHAHPRHMSRYSIFPRGFFTGKGHKGRKIIVIDPRHTDTAQVADIHLQVKQGHDYDLFNAFRTVVRGHDIPDEVAGIKKEQIIEAVEIMKKARFGTIFYGMGLCHSDGRNHNVDIAISLTRDLNDFTKWTIMAMRGHYNITGPGAVWSWQYGFPYCLDLTKRDIAHMNPGETSSVDLAMREEVDAFVNIGTDAAAHFPIEPVKNLRKHPWITIDPHPNMATEISDLHIPVGIVGVEVPGIVYRMDNVPIQYRKVIDAPDGVPSDEELFERIYQRLCELEAEDAAKEPAKAVPEGVRAGE; this is encoded by the coding sequence ATGGCAAAAAAGATTGAGAATGTCGGATGCCCGTTCTGCGGCGTCTGCTGTGACGACCTTGTCGTCACCGTCTCTGACGACGGGAAGAAGATCCTTGAGGTTGAGAACGCCTGCATCATCGGCAGCACGGTCTTCCACCGTGCCATGGAGGATCGGCACACACTGCCCCGCCTCCGCCAGCCGGACGGCACCTACAAAGAGATCTCCTACGATGAGGCAGTCGATTACACGGCAAAGGTCCTCTACAACGCAAAGAAACCCCTGATCTACGGGTTTGGGTCGACCAACTGTGAGGGCATGGCCGCCGCTGCCAAGGTCGCTGAGAAGGCAGGTGCCGTGCTCGACAACTGTGCGTCCATCTGCCACGGGAGCTCGTTCCTTGCTATATTCGACAACGGCTACCCGAGCTGCACCCTCGGCGAGACAAAGAACCGGGCCGACGTCATCGTCTACTGGGGCGCAAACCCGGCTCACGCTCACCCGCGGCACATGTCCCGCTACTCGATCTTCCCCCGCGGGTTCTTCACCGGCAAGGGCCACAAGGGCCGCAAGATCATCGTCATCGATCCCCGGCACACCGACACCGCTCAGGTGGCTGATATCCACCTGCAGGTGAAACAGGGACACGACTACGACCTCTTCAACGCATTCCGGACCGTTGTCCGGGGCCACGATATCCCCGATGAGGTTGCGGGTATCAAGAAGGAACAGATCATCGAGGCTGTCGAGATCATGAAGAAGGCGCGGTTCGGCACCATCTTCTACGGCATGGGTCTCTGCCACTCCGACGGTCGGAACCACAACGTGGACATCGCCATCAGCCTGACCCGCGACCTCAACGACTTCACCAAGTGGACGATCATGGCGATGCGGGGTCACTACAACATCACGGGGCCTGGCGCGGTCTGGTCATGGCAATACGGGTTCCCCTACTGCCTGGACCTGACGAAGAGGGATATCGCCCACATGAACCCGGGTGAGACGAGCTCTGTCGACCTCGCCATGCGGGAAGAGGTGGACGCCTTCGTCAACATCGGGACCGATGCCGCCGCTCACTTCCCGATCGAGCCGGTCAAAAACCTCAGGAAGCATCCCTGGATCACCATCGACCCCCACCCCAACATGGCAACCGAGATCTCAGACCTCCATATCCCGGTGGGAATCGTCGGTGTCGAGGTTCCGGGCATCGTCTATCGGATGGACAACGTCCCGATCCAGTACCGTAAGGTCATCGATGCACCCGATGGTGTCCCGAGCGACGAGGAACTCTTCGAGCGGATCTACCAGAGGCTCTGCGAACTGGAAGCGGAGGACGCCGCAAAGGAACCTGCAAAGGCCGTACCTGAAGGTGTCCGTGCGGGGGAATGA